A single region of the Chitinophagales bacterium genome encodes:
- a CDS encoding GH3 auxin-responsive promoter family protein, with protein sequence MAILGNLISRSLRLKKQFDLPVATPEKYQRNTLRHLLEKARYTAFGKKYGFSDMLDQELDFMTAFRSKVPVHNYNKMYDQWWYRCQEGEENVTWPGKVKYFALSSGTSESASKHIPVTQDMIKSIKKVGFKQLYSMTDFNVPPAAFQKGVLMLGGTTSLFEKGEYYEGDMSGISAKNMPKWLSSLFYKPGQKISRRPNWEDRIKLIVRNARKWDVGTVCGVPAWVQIVMEEVIRYHKVKHIHEIWPNLSIYIHGGVSFEPYRESFKKLLGKDITYIETYMASEGSFGFKARPGDHGIRLVLNVGIFYEFVPFNEKNFDEDGNIRENVESVMLHEVDEQTNYAVMISTCAGAWRYIIGDVVRFTNAKEHEIAIVGRTKQFLSLCGEHLSVDNMNKAIEIVARKLNIEIHEFTVAGFKYENLFAHRWYIGTEDENVDANAVKELLDQTLSELNDDYAVERTSALKEIFVEVLHNDVFYDYMRAIGKSGAMSKFPRVMKGETYVKWATWLASNNVKTLASN encoded by the coding sequence ATGGCAATCCTGGGAAATCTCATATCTCGTTCGTTACGTCTTAAAAAACAATTCGACCTGCCGGTTGCTACGCCGGAAAAATACCAACGCAATACTTTGCGTCATTTGCTGGAGAAAGCACGCTACACTGCTTTTGGTAAAAAATACGGATTTTCTGATATGCTCGACCAGGAGCTGGACTTTATGACCGCCTTCAGGAGCAAGGTGCCTGTACATAATTACAATAAGATGTACGACCAATGGTGGTATCGCTGCCAGGAAGGTGAGGAAAATGTTACCTGGCCGGGAAAGGTCAAGTACTTTGCCCTGAGTTCCGGTACCAGCGAAAGCGCCAGCAAGCACATCCCGGTTACCCAGGACATGATTAAGTCTATCAAAAAAGTAGGCTTTAAGCAGTTGTACAGCATGACGGACTTTAACGTGCCGCCTGCGGCTTTCCAGAAAGGGGTATTAATGCTGGGTGGAACAACATCATTGTTTGAGAAAGGGGAGTATTACGAGGGCGATATGAGTGGTATCAGTGCCAAGAACATGCCTAAGTGGTTGTCGTCACTATTCTACAAGCCCGGTCAGAAGATATCACGCCGCCCCAATTGGGAAGACCGTATCAAGCTCATAGTACGCAACGCCCGCAAGTGGGATGTTGGTACTGTGTGTGGTGTGCCTGCCTGGGTGCAGATAGTAATGGAAGAAGTGATTCGCTACCATAAGGTGAAGCATATACATGAGATATGGCCTAACCTGAGCATTTATATCCACGGTGGTGTAAGCTTTGAGCCATATCGTGAAAGCTTTAAAAAACTGCTTGGTAAGGATATCACATACATTGAAACTTACATGGCAAGCGAAGGTAGCTTTGGTTTCAAAGCCCGCCCTGGCGACCATGGTATCAGGTTGGTGCTGAATGTGGGCATATTCTACGAGTTTGTCCCTTTCAACGAAAAGAACTTTGATGAGGATGGCAATATCAGGGAAAATGTTGAAAGTGTGATGCTGCACGAGGTAGACGAGCAGACCAACTATGCGGTAATGATAAGTACTTGTGCAGGTGCATGGCGCTATATCATAGGCGATGTGGTACGTTTCACCAATGCAAAGGAGCATGAAATAGCTATTGTTGGACGTACCAAGCAGTTCCTGAGCCTGTGTGGTGAGCACCTCAGCGTAGATAATATGAACAAGGCCATAGAAATTGTGGCCCGTAAGCTGAATATAGAGATACATGAGTTCACTGTTGCCGGCTTCAAATATGAGAACCTCTTCGCACACCGTTGGTACATCGGCACCGAGGATGAGAACGTAGATGCCAACGCTGTAAAAGAGCTGTTGGACCAGACACTCAGCGAACTGAACGATGACTATGCAGTAGAGCGTACCTCAGCACTGAAGGAGATATTTGTTGAGGTATTGCACAACGATGTCTTCTACGACTATATGAGGGCCATTGGTAAAAGTGGTGCTATGAGTAAGTTCCCCCGTGTGATGAAGGGTGAGACATATGTGAAATGGGCTACATGGCTGGCCAGTAACAATGTAAAGACGCTGGCAAGTAACTAA
- the recQ gene encoding DNA helicase RecQ, which translates to MKQYPIHRALKHFFGYDEFRLNQQPIIESVLIGKDVLAIMPTGGGKSICYQLPAMLLDGLTVVISPLIALMKDQVDALQANGIRAAYLNSTLSNTEQGHVINAVRNGEIKLLYLAPERLFSSGTQFINFLTTLNCSLFAIDEAHCISQWGHDFRPEYLGLSALKKHFRGIPVIALTASADKITQKDIVDKLALQNPQVYISSFNRANISYYIQPKRKAFEQMLHYLSEHRNDSGIIYTLSRASTESIANKLKQMGYKAAFYHAGMNSDERARIQELFQRDEIKIIAATIAFGMGIDKSNVRFVMHNDVPKNMEGYYQETGRAGRDGLPSDAILYYTSGDISKLMRFITVENNAQQTNILKKKLMQMKEFAEYEGCRRQYILNYFGEQAPGYCGSCDYCLSNLEHRNMTIEAQKVLSAVVRTKERYGTDYIIDFLRGSNSAKIVPEHKAIKTYGIGKDLKKDEWQVIIRQMLQQGLVTLEDSAYPALILNDKSRDILQGRMEVTVTFKKPKEASVIATKAPEYHSDLLNLLKERRREIAEQENVPAYIIVGDNTLLDMATYLPLRSDELRRISGFGDYKVSKYGPAFMQVLQAYAHEHNLETRIQLKAPKRERKSSMDKPTISNTQRISFELFQQGHTIDEIAEQRKLSVNTIAGHLTAFILDGEISATKFLPRHKLNKILELIEQTGQTVAAKPIKDLLPEDYSYGDIRIAQAHYEYMKKS; encoded by the coding sequence ATGAAGCAGTACCCCATACACCGCGCACTGAAACACTTTTTCGGGTATGATGAATTCAGGCTGAACCAACAGCCTATAATAGAATCAGTACTGATAGGTAAGGACGTGCTGGCTATAATGCCTACAGGTGGGGGAAAGTCTATCTGCTACCAGCTACCGGCTATGCTGCTTGACGGGTTAACGGTGGTCATTTCACCACTGATAGCCCTGATGAAAGACCAGGTTGATGCACTACAGGCCAATGGTATCAGGGCAGCGTATCTTAATTCTACACTCAGCAATACAGAACAAGGACATGTTATCAATGCGGTACGCAACGGAGAGATAAAGCTGTTGTACCTGGCACCCGAACGGCTATTCAGCAGCGGAACGCAGTTCATCAATTTCCTGACTACACTTAACTGCTCTCTATTCGCTATTGATGAAGCACACTGTATATCTCAATGGGGGCATGATTTTCGCCCTGAATACCTGGGACTGTCCGCACTGAAAAAGCATTTCCGGGGAATACCGGTAATTGCGCTTACTGCCAGTGCTGATAAGATCACTCAAAAGGATATTGTTGACAAGCTGGCACTACAAAATCCGCAGGTGTATATCTCCAGCTTCAATCGTGCCAATATAAGCTACTACATACAACCCAAGCGCAAAGCTTTTGAGCAGATGCTGCATTACCTTAGTGAGCATCGTAACGATAGTGGTATCATATACACCCTATCCCGGGCAAGTACGGAAAGCATTGCCAATAAGCTGAAACAAATGGGCTACAAAGCTGCCTTTTATCATGCAGGCATGAACAGTGATGAGCGTGCAAGGATACAGGAGCTGTTTCAACGGGATGAAATAAAGATCATTGCTGCTACCATCGCTTTTGGCATGGGCATAGACAAGTCGAACGTACGGTTTGTGATGCACAACGACGTACCCAAGAATATGGAAGGCTACTACCAGGAGACAGGGCGTGCCGGCAGGGACGGACTACCCAGCGACGCTATTCTCTACTACACTTCCGGTGACATCAGCAAGCTGATGCGTTTTATTACTGTAGAGAACAATGCGCAACAGACCAACATACTGAAGAAGAAACTCATGCAAATGAAAGAGTTTGCAGAGTATGAGGGCTGCAGGCGGCAATATATACTCAACTACTTTGGCGAACAGGCGCCGGGCTATTGCGGTAGTTGTGATTACTGCCTGAGCAACCTGGAACACCGTAATATGACCATCGAAGCACAGAAGGTATTATCAGCGGTAGTACGTACCAAAGAGCGATATGGTACGGATTACATCATCGACTTCCTGCGGGGTTCTAACAGTGCAAAAATAGTACCTGAACATAAAGCAATAAAGACCTACGGCATAGGTAAAGACCTGAAGAAGGATGAATGGCAGGTCATCATCAGGCAGATGCTGCAGCAAGGATTGGTAACCCTGGAAGACAGCGCCTACCCGGCACTTATACTGAACGACAAGAGTCGTGACATATTGCAGGGCAGAATGGAGGTGACCGTAACCTTCAAGAAGCCGAAAGAAGCATCTGTTATAGCTACCAAAGCACCAGAATACCATAGTGACCTGCTGAACCTACTGAAAGAGCGCCGCCGCGAAATAGCCGAACAAGAGAATGTACCTGCATATATTATAGTAGGCGACAACACATTGCTGGATATGGCAACTTACCTTCCTTTACGGTCGGATGAGCTGCGTCGCATATCTGGTTTTGGCGATTACAAAGTGAGCAAATACGGACCGGCATTTATGCAGGTGCTACAGGCTTACGCCCATGAGCACAATCTTGAGACGCGCATCCAACTCAAAGCACCCAAGCGCGAACGTAAATCAAGTATGGACAAACCAACTATCAGTAATACGCAGCGCATCAGCTTCGAGCTGTTTCAGCAGGGGCATACAATAGACGAAATAGCCGAACAACGTAAGCTATCAGTCAATACTATTGCCGGGCACCTGACTGCATTCATCCTGGACGGAGAGATAAGCGCGACTAAATTTCTGCCGCGACATAAGCTGAATAAGATACTGGAACTGATAGAGCAGACCGGGCAAACCGTTGCTGCCAAACCTATCAAAGACCTGCTACCCGAGGACTATAGCTATGGCGACATACGCATAGCCCAGGCTCATTATGAATACATGAAAAAGTCTTAG